One stretch of Paenibacillus sp. FSL R5-0341 DNA includes these proteins:
- the crcB gene encoding fluoride efflux transporter CrcB: protein MILWIGFAGVLGAVLRYSLGKWVSGLLGTAFPWGTWIINISGSLLLGLLYGWHQSQMISDGIWLIWGTGFCGAYTTFSTFGYETLGLMGRQRYARAALYVGSSVVVGVLAAWAGVWLTA, encoded by the coding sequence ATGATCTTGTGGATTGGGTTTGCAGGTGTGCTGGGTGCGGTATTGCGTTACAGTTTGGGAAAATGGGTCTCTGGCTTGCTGGGGACGGCTTTTCCATGGGGAACATGGATCATCAATATCAGTGGTTCACTGCTGCTTGGGTTGTTATATGGTTGGCACCAATCACAGATGATATCAGATGGAATCTGGCTGATATGGGGAACCGGCTTTTGCGGTGCGTACACTACATTCTCCACCTTTGGCTATGAAACGTTAGGACTTATGGGTAGACAACGATACGCTAGAGCGGCGCTCTACGTCGGTAGTTCGGTTGTAGTTGGGGTGTTGGCCGCTTGGGCAGGAGTCTGGTTGACTGCATAA
- the crcB gene encoding fluoride efflux transporter CrcB produces the protein MKELLYIGVGGFLGTLTRYAIQLGIPAAHVGFPWAVLLINAIGSLFLGWFFTIAVPGKITPQLRLAIGTGFTGAFTTFSTFTLDIVRLSEGGEWVKAAIYMIVSLLAGLLLCALGMSLGQRMLGAQRQEGDVS, from the coding sequence ATGAAAGAGCTTTTGTATATAGGAGTAGGTGGATTTCTCGGTACATTGACCCGATATGCCATACAGTTAGGGATACCAGCTGCTCATGTGGGTTTTCCTTGGGCAGTGCTGCTAATCAATGCGATTGGCAGCCTTTTTTTGGGTTGGTTCTTTACCATAGCTGTTCCAGGCAAAATAACACCACAACTCCGACTTGCGATTGGTACAGGTTTTACTGGCGCATTTACGACATTCTCCACGTTTACACTGGATATTGTTCGTTTATCCGAGGGTGGCGAATGGGTCAAAGCTGCGATTTATATGATTGTAAGTCTATTGGCAGGGTTGTTGCTCTGTGCGCTGGGAATGAGCCTTGGACAGCGTATGTTGGGAGCACAAAGACAAGAGGGTGATGTCTCATGA
- a CDS encoding replication-associated recombination protein A translates to MDLFSFQQDSKPQARLLADRMRPEHLDEYIGQEHIIGPGKLLRRAIEADQISSILLYGPPGCGKTTLAHIISQQTQGQFVRLNAVEASVKDVREVIEQAQTNKQLYGTKTILFLDEVHRFNSSRQDALLPAVEKGTIIFIGATTENPFHYVNGALMSRSTLFQLESLNKEHSLIAMRRALSDADKGLGFMELQADDEALEHIATMANGDIRRALNALELAALTTPPEKDGSIHITLGVAEESIRRPIVKADESTQYDVLSAFHKSIRGSSDAALFWFLYAVEKLGMDPMTFIRRLIAASSEDIGLANPQAMTQAIGALDAYRNNGWPEAKLNIAQAILFAVESPKSNAVYTAISKAMNAIDEVKSAEVPLHLRDTHYSGAVKLGHEGYQYPHNYPGHYVKQEYLPKQLSRRVFYEATEQGNESKIRLNQQRRRDL, encoded by the coding sequence ATGGATTTATTTTCGTTTCAACAAGACTCAAAACCACAAGCCAGATTGCTCGCGGACCGCATGCGGCCAGAGCATCTGGATGAATATATTGGACAGGAACATATTATTGGACCGGGAAAATTGCTCCGGCGTGCCATTGAGGCTGACCAGATTTCGTCGATCTTGTTATACGGCCCTCCGGGATGCGGCAAGACAACCCTGGCACATATTATCTCTCAGCAAACACAAGGGCAATTTGTTCGCCTGAATGCAGTGGAAGCTTCCGTCAAGGATGTGCGTGAGGTCATTGAGCAGGCGCAAACGAACAAACAGCTGTATGGAACCAAAACCATTCTGTTCCTCGACGAGGTACATCGGTTTAACAGTTCACGTCAGGATGCGCTATTGCCAGCGGTAGAGAAGGGCACGATTATTTTTATCGGCGCGACAACAGAGAATCCTTTTCATTATGTCAATGGAGCCTTGATGAGTCGTTCCACCCTGTTCCAGCTGGAATCACTGAACAAGGAGCATTCTCTTATTGCAATGCGCAGAGCATTGAGTGATGCGGACAAAGGTTTGGGGTTCATGGAACTACAGGCGGACGATGAGGCGCTTGAACATATTGCTACGATGGCCAACGGGGATATTCGGCGTGCGCTTAACGCACTTGAACTGGCTGCCTTGACAACGCCACCGGAGAAGGATGGATCCATTCATATTACGCTTGGTGTAGCAGAAGAGTCTATTAGGCGCCCCATTGTGAAGGCAGATGAATCCACCCAGTATGATGTACTGTCTGCATTTCACAAGAGTATTCGGGGTTCCAGTGATGCGGCGTTGTTCTGGTTTCTATACGCGGTGGAGAAGCTCGGCATGGACCCGATGACCTTCATTCGGCGCTTGATCGCAGCGAGCAGTGAAGACATTGGACTTGCGAACCCGCAAGCCATGACACAGGCCATTGGAGCGCTTGATGCGTATCGGAATAACGGCTGGCCCGAAGCCAAGCTGAACATTGCACAAGCGATTCTGTTCGCGGTCGAAAGTCCAAAATCCAATGCGGTGTACACCGCCATTTCCAAAGCCATGAACGCGATTGATGAGGTGAAATCGGCAGAAGTTCCGCTTCACTTACGAGATACGCATTACTCAGGTGCCGTGAAGCTTGGACATGAGGGCTATCAATATCCACACAACTATCCGGGACATTACGTGAAACAAGAATATTTGCCAAAGCAGCTCTCACGGAGAGTATTTTATGAGGCCACGGAGCAAGGTAATGAATCGAAGATCAGGTTGAACCAACAGCGGCGTAGGGATTTGTAA
- a CDS encoding LysR family transcriptional regulator, with protein MESGDLRIFQCVAQEGNLTKAASKLGYVQSNVTARIRHLEAEVGTTLFIRHNRGMTLSPAGEMLLTYADKIIGLLNEASKALRSTSTPSGPLRIGSTQTAAAVRLPELFAKYYRQYPDVSLSLATGNSQMLIDQVIGYELEGAFIGCACDHPDIESINVFDEELYVVSSGMGPEEELTRKPILVYSMGCSYRQTLEEWLHLSGVNRPVIMEFGTLEAIISGVTSGMGISLLPEIVIRQQIESGNLRKHSLPSGISRMMTRFITRKDAFVSSALGAFMAMLPREYDMIESGEPSEV; from the coding sequence ATGGAGAGCGGGGATCTAAGAATATTCCAGTGTGTCGCACAGGAAGGCAATCTGACCAAAGCTGCGTCTAAACTGGGGTATGTTCAATCCAACGTAACGGCACGCATCAGGCATCTGGAAGCAGAAGTGGGTACAACGCTGTTCATTCGTCATAACCGAGGCATGACGTTATCTCCAGCCGGTGAGATGCTGCTGACCTATGCGGACAAAATTATTGGTTTGCTGAATGAGGCTTCCAAGGCGCTTCGATCGACGAGTACACCATCCGGGCCGTTGCGAATAGGATCTACACAGACTGCTGCAGCGGTTCGTTTACCTGAGCTTTTTGCAAAATACTATAGACAGTATCCCGATGTGTCCTTGTCACTGGCTACGGGCAATTCGCAGATGCTTATTGATCAAGTCATTGGGTATGAATTAGAAGGAGCGTTTATTGGCTGTGCCTGTGATCATCCTGATATCGAGTCTATCAATGTATTTGATGAAGAGCTCTATGTGGTATCATCTGGTATGGGGCCGGAAGAAGAGCTTACCCGTAAACCGATCCTTGTCTACAGCATGGGATGCTCTTACCGACAAACGTTAGAGGAGTGGTTGCACTTAAGTGGGGTAAATCGTCCGGTGATTATGGAGTTTGGAACTCTGGAAGCGATTATTAGTGGAGTAACGTCCGGAATGGGGATTTCTCTGTTACCGGAGATTGTGATTCGGCAGCAAATCGAAAGTGGAAATCTTCGCAAACATTCGCTCCCTTCTGGCATAAGTCGAATGATGACTCGTTTTATTACACGAAAGGATGCGTTTGTCAGCAGTGCACTTGGTGCATTTATGGCTATGTTACCGCGGGAGTATGATATGATAGAGAGTGGAGAACCATCAGAAGTGTAA
- a CDS encoding EamA family transporter → MTYWKNRVALITSTRTIQPLKYTILIILTTLIMGTSFPVGKIGMLYAPPFLLMGIRYMLAGGLMALFLRKRPLPNGWQSWLKITLIGLFQSAGVMGCAYYSMNWITSGESAIITFTNPLLVIILSALLYRVTYRFSQWIGVMLGFMGIMLTFGWQMSFSPGTWIGFGGAVSFAVSTLLIKRWGDGYDTFVLTAYQMLAGGSVLLLLSLCTEQPHLIVNTTSVMVLLWLTLVCSIIQFSLWFYLLQNSDPGQTSSYLFLAPFFGVMSSWFLLGEQVQWFALAGGLFIGVGIFLVNRRSSRLRNSVT, encoded by the coding sequence ATGACATACTGGAAAAATAGAGTTGCTCTGATCACAAGTACACGCACCATTCAACCCTTGAAGTATACAATTTTGATCATTTTGACAACGTTAATCATGGGAACTTCTTTTCCAGTCGGCAAGATCGGCATGTTATATGCTCCACCTTTCCTGCTCATGGGCATACGTTATATGCTGGCAGGTGGCTTGATGGCCTTGTTCCTTCGTAAACGTCCTTTGCCTAATGGATGGCAGTCATGGTTGAAAATAACCCTCATTGGCCTGTTCCAATCGGCAGGAGTGATGGGCTGCGCCTACTACAGCATGAACTGGATTACATCTGGCGAATCCGCCATTATTACATTTACCAACCCGCTACTGGTCATTATCCTCAGTGCTCTCTTATATAGAGTGACCTACCGCTTCAGTCAGTGGATCGGTGTTATGCTCGGTTTCATGGGGATTATGTTAACCTTTGGATGGCAGATGAGTTTTAGCCCTGGAACCTGGATTGGATTTGGTGGTGCGGTCTCCTTTGCCGTGTCCACATTGCTTATCAAACGCTGGGGCGATGGCTACGATACTTTTGTCTTAACTGCCTATCAGATGCTCGCTGGAGGTTCTGTGCTTCTTCTACTGAGCCTATGCACGGAACAGCCTCACCTTATAGTGAATACCACCTCGGTTATGGTGCTGCTCTGGTTAACGCTTGTTTGCTCCATCATCCAGTTCTCACTCTGGTTTTATCTGCTGCAGAATAGTGACCCAGGCCAAACCAGTTCCTATCTGTTCCTGGCACCGTTCTTTGGTGTAATGTCGAGTTGGTTTTTGCTGGGAGAGCAAGTCCAGTGGTTTGCATTGGCAGGTGGTTTATTCATTGGTGTCGGCATATTCCTGGTGAACCGTCGCTCGTCCAGATTGAGAAATAGCGTAACGTAA